One Gemmatimonadaceae bacterium DNA segment encodes these proteins:
- a CDS encoding SusC/RagA family TonB-linked outer membrane protein, giving the protein MSFTKGHHQAPWLARIAGTLAVVLTAGLASVAQAQTGTLAGRVTDAAADAPLPGVTLQVEGTRFGAGTANDGRYRITGLQPGSYVIIARRLGYNPQRQTVTVSAGSEATANFRLQASAIALDQVVVTGTAGAQEKRSIGNAVTTISASEELAKSAAPNLGALLNARATGVTILPRSGRLGAGPSIQIRGRASLSLENSPLLYIDGVRVNNSTATGPVGVSGGLGGQGSQFGGRLNDLNPEDIESIEIIKGPAAGTIYGTEAANGVIQVITKRGAANSAPQVAMGVEVGSLSFYDAVNRINTNYAKNASGTVIPWNGLQQEIDSGRGFYKTGQTRRYNGSVSGGRDLFRYYVGGSYQNDLGIEPNNTLQQMSFRANVSAAVRPSTDVTASLGSVILRNRLGADYGASPLLGAQVGHSLLFPATRGFFAVSPEIPQRLYDNKSNVNRFTGSVQVTNRPTSWFTHRAILGVDQSAEDARALERFAPPDLAKVMSPAAAGGRVGQTIRNNTLFTAEYGGTAKAKLGSAIVSTSSVGGQFYRTELNTSFLGGFGFAGPGLELVSAAATQVAATQTQVLNTTIGAYGEQQFAWRDRLYVTAALRVDNNSAFGADFKWVTYPKVSASWVVNEEEFWTLDNTIQTFRLRVAYGASGRQPNAFAALRTFTPVTGPGGGTAVTPGSLGNPDLKPEVGKELELGFEAGLFNRLSIDFTYFTKSTKDVIVSQAVAPSAGFPGQQFRNLGEVSNSGIEISSTLQALQRRNVSWEVTGKVSTNKDRIEDLGGLPSVIATAGAANIVGYPIGGIFVRRIASADRDATGAATNILCQAANGGTPIACATAPFLYIGTPTPKLTGAVSNTVTIGRNLRLYALMDFRNGNRLYNAVELLRCGAQLGVALCDVAYNPSKYDIKYVAQARGQAVSLGTTETYFQDASFVKLREVSATYTLPERWFRKRASVTLAGRELKTWTDYRGIDPESNVNNAATTAQTIDQASTPNLMRFIATFNISW; this is encoded by the coding sequence ATGTCGTTCACGAAGGGGCACCACCAGGCCCCCTGGCTCGCGCGCATCGCCGGTACCCTCGCCGTCGTACTGACAGCGGGTCTCGCCAGTGTCGCGCAGGCGCAAACGGGGACTCTCGCCGGCCGTGTCACCGACGCGGCCGCTGACGCGCCGCTCCCGGGGGTCACCCTGCAGGTCGAAGGGACTCGCTTCGGGGCGGGGACGGCCAACGACGGTCGCTATCGCATCACGGGGCTGCAACCCGGCAGCTACGTGATCATCGCGCGGCGCCTGGGCTACAACCCACAGCGCCAAACGGTGACGGTGAGCGCGGGGAGCGAAGCCACGGCAAACTTCCGGCTGCAGGCGAGCGCCATCGCGCTCGACCAGGTCGTCGTGACGGGGACGGCCGGGGCGCAAGAGAAGCGCTCCATCGGCAACGCGGTCACCACGATCTCGGCCAGTGAGGAGCTGGCCAAGTCGGCGGCACCCAACCTTGGCGCGCTGCTCAACGCCCGCGCCACCGGGGTGACGATCCTCCCGCGTTCCGGGCGACTGGGCGCCGGGCCGTCGATCCAGATTCGCGGCCGCGCCTCGCTCTCGCTCGAGAACTCACCGCTCCTGTACATCGACGGCGTGCGCGTGAACAACTCGACGGCCACTGGGCCGGTGGGTGTCTCCGGCGGCCTGGGCGGCCAGGGGTCGCAGTTTGGCGGGCGCCTCAACGACCTCAATCCCGAGGACATCGAGAGCATCGAGATCATCAAGGGGCCAGCCGCCGGCACCATCTATGGAACGGAAGCGGCCAACGGCGTCATCCAGGTCATCACCAAGCGCGGCGCGGCCAACAGTGCCCCGCAGGTGGCGATGGGGGTCGAGGTCGGATCGCTCTCGTTCTACGACGCGGTCAACCGCATCAACACCAACTACGCGAAGAACGCCTCCGGCACCGTGATCCCGTGGAACGGGTTGCAGCAGGAGATCGATTCCGGGCGCGGCTTCTACAAGACCGGGCAGACGCGCCGCTACAACGGCTCCGTCTCGGGCGGACGCGACCTGTTCCGCTACTATGTGGGCGGGTCGTACCAGAACGACCTGGGCATCGAGCCCAACAACACGCTGCAGCAGATGTCGTTCCGTGCCAATGTCAGCGCGGCGGTGCGCCCCAGCACCGATGTCACGGCGAGTCTGGGGAGCGTGATCCTGCGCAACCGCCTGGGCGCCGACTACGGTGCCTCGCCGCTCCTTGGCGCGCAGGTGGGGCACTCGCTCCTCTTTCCCGCCACGCGCGGTTTCTTCGCGGTCTCTCCCGAGATCCCGCAGCGGCTGTATGACAACAAGAGCAACGTGAACCGCTTCACGGGGAGCGTGCAGGTCACGAACCGCCCGACCAGCTGGTTCACGCACCGCGCCATCCTGGGGGTCGACCAGAGCGCCGAGGACGCGCGCGCCCTCGAGCGCTTTGCCCCGCCCGATCTGGCCAAGGTCATGTCGCCCGCGGCGGCCGGTGGCCGCGTCGGGCAAACGATTCGCAACAACACGCTGTTCACCGCGGAGTACGGCGGTACCGCCAAGGCAAAGCTGGGGAGCGCGATCGTCTCCACGTCGTCGGTGGGCGGGCAGTTCTACCGCACGGAACTCAACACCTCGTTCCTGGGCGGCTTCGGCTTTGCCGGTCCGGGGCTGGAGCTGGTGTCGGCCGCTGCCACGCAGGTGGCCGCCACGCAGACGCAGGTGCTCAACACCACCATCGGCGCCTATGGCGAGCAGCAGTTCGCGTGGCGCGACCGCCTGTACGTCACCGCGGCGCTGCGCGTGGACAACAACAGCGCCTTCGGTGCCGACTTCAAGTGGGTCACGTATCCGAAGGTGAGCGCCTCGTGGGTAGTGAACGAGGAAGAGTTCTGGACGCTCGACAACACGATCCAGACGTTCCGCCTGCGCGTCGCCTACGGCGCCTCCGGACGGCAACCGAACGCCTTCGCCGCGCTGCGCACCTTTACCCCCGTCACCGGCCCCGGCGGCGGCACCGCGGTGACCCCCGGGTCGCTCGGCAACCCGGACCTCAAGCCGGAAGTCGGAAAGGAGCTCGAACTCGGTTTCGAGGCCGGGCTGTTCAATCGCCTGTCGATCGACTTCACGTACTTCACCAAGTCGACGAAGGACGTGATCGTGAGCCAGGCGGTGGCGCCATCAGCCGGCTTCCCCGGGCAGCAGTTCCGCAACCTGGGTGAAGTGAGCAACTCGGGCATCGAGATCTCCTCCACGCTCCAGGCCCTACAGCGGCGCAACGTCTCGTGGGAAGTGACCGGTAAGGTCTCGACCAACAAGGACAGGATCGAGGACCTCGGCGGGCTGCCGTCGGTCATTGCCACCGCGGGGGCGGCCAACATCGTGGGCTACCCGATTGGCGGAATCTTCGTGCGGCGCATCGCGTCGGCCGATCGTGACGCCACCGGCGCGGCCACGAACATCCTCTGCCAGGCCGCCAACGGCGGTACCCCGATCGCCTGCGCCACGGCTCCCTTCCTGTACATCGGGACGCCGACGCCCAAGCTCACCGGCGCCGTGTCCAACACGGTTACCATCGGGCGCAACCTGCGGCTGTACGCGCTCATGGATTTCCGCAACGGCAACCGGCTGTACAACGCCGTCGAGCTGCTGCGCTGCGGCGCGCAGTTGGGCGTCGCGCTATGCGACGTGGCGTACAACCCGTCGAAGTACGACATCAAGTACGTCGCGCAGGCGCGCGGACAGGCGGTGAGCCTCGGGACGACGGAGACGTACTTCCAGGATGCGTCGTTCGTGAAGCTGCGCGAAGTGTCGGCCACGTACACGCTCCCCGAACGCTGGTTCCGCAAGCGTGCGTCGGTTACGCTCGCCGGGCGCGAGCTCAAGACCTGGACCGACTACCGCGGCATCGATCCCGAATCAAACGTGAACAACGCGGCCACGACGGCGCAGACCATCGACCAGGCGTCCACGCCGAACCTCATGCGTTTCATCGCGACCTTCAACATCTCGTGGTAA
- a CDS encoding RagB/SusD family nutrient uptake outer membrane protein, translating into MRLSNSIVRRSQRSALRARAASQRALFERSAVAALLVVSGACTEVTALKQDNPGQLSAATIYIPSNAQLLTNGAIADFECAFSRFIVGSGLFTDELSNAIGSVSNYNYDRRTVQTIETYGTGTCGSNQQPPIYTTLSVARASADTVAAKLRGWTDAQMPTGVVRTKLIGQADAYAGYSILLMGESMCTAAINLGPELSPAQLFDQAKSRFDSAVVAATAASDQATLNFALLGRARTLLNQKSAASIAAAAVDAARIPAGFTYSISTDGVNVRRQNFSYLSINQNFWSTVDATFRGLTIGDAPDPRVAVTNTGRAGTAQGTTIWTPDKYPALATNMPIARWAEAQFIIAEARAATGDLTGAATAINAVRATRSGLPTYSASGQTAAQVVSQIVEERRRELFLEGHRMGDIRRLGLPWLPAAGTPYPGGGGTYGDQTCFPLPDAERINNPNLGS; encoded by the coding sequence ATGCGACTCTCCAACTCCATCGTGCGCCGGTCGCAGCGGTCGGCGCTCCGTGCGCGGGCGGCGTCGCAACGGGCGCTGTTCGAGCGTTCCGCTGTTGCCGCGCTGCTCGTGGTGAGCGGTGCCTGCACCGAGGTGACCGCGCTCAAGCAGGACAACCCCGGCCAGCTGTCGGCGGCGACGATCTACATCCCGTCCAACGCGCAGTTGCTGACCAACGGCGCCATCGCCGATTTCGAGTGCGCCTTCTCTCGCTTCATCGTCGGTTCGGGGCTGTTCACCGACGAGCTGTCCAACGCGATCGGTTCCGTGTCGAACTACAACTACGATCGCCGCACGGTGCAGACGATCGAGACGTACGGCACGGGAACGTGTGGGTCCAACCAGCAGCCGCCGATCTATACCACACTGTCGGTGGCGCGCGCGTCGGCCGATACCGTCGCCGCCAAGCTCCGCGGATGGACAGACGCTCAGATGCCGACGGGCGTGGTGCGCACCAAGCTGATAGGCCAGGCCGACGCGTACGCTGGCTACAGCATCCTGCTCATGGGCGAGTCGATGTGCACGGCGGCGATCAACCTTGGGCCCGAACTGTCGCCGGCGCAGCTCTTTGACCAGGCCAAGTCCCGCTTCGATTCCGCGGTGGTCGCGGCTACCGCGGCCAGCGACCAGGCAACGCTGAACTTCGCGTTGCTGGGGCGTGCCCGCACGTTGCTGAACCAGAAGTCGGCGGCCTCGATCGCCGCGGCGGCGGTTGATGCCGCACGCATTCCCGCCGGCTTCACCTATTCGATCTCGACCGACGGCGTGAACGTGCGACGGCAGAACTTCTCGTACCTGTCGATCAACCAGAACTTCTGGAGCACGGTCGACGCCACATTCCGTGGTCTCACCATCGGCGACGCACCCGATCCGCGCGTGGCGGTAACCAACACCGGGCGTGCCGGGACGGCGCAGGGGACCACGATCTGGACGCCCGACAAGTACCCGGCGCTCGCGACGAACATGCCGATCGCGCGCTGGGCGGAGGCGCAGTTCATCATCGCCGAGGCGAGAGCGGCGACCGGCGACCTGACGGGGGCGGCCACGGCGATCAATGCGGTGCGTGCCACACGTTCCGGGCTGCCGACGTACTCGGCGTCGGGGCAGACGGCGGCGCAGGTGGTGAGCCAGATCGTGGAGGAGCGCCGGCGCGAGCTGTTCCTCGAGGGGCACCGCATGGGCGACATTCGCCGGTTAGGGCTCCCGTGGCTCCCGGCGGCGGGGACGCCGTACCCGGGTGGCGGCGGCACGTACGGCGACCAGACCTGCTTCCCGTTGCCCGACGCCGAGCGCATCAACAACCCGAACCTCGGGAGCTGA
- a CDS encoding serine hydrolase, whose amino-acid sequence MIQQSATSMHRPVNCGWRCTAWRAGVQAAVQGAALLLASAALTPALAQQREPFPGLDAYITAAIKQWKVPGLGMAIVRNDSVIYARGYGVREVGRPEAVDDKTVFAIGSSSKAFTSAAVAMLVDEKKVVLDASPGTYFPGFQLYDPYASRELTVRDLLSHRSGLARGELAWYGSGFDRDEIVRRVRYLKPSWSFRAQFGYQNIMYITAGQVVAKVSGRSWDDFIRERIFTPLHMTASSSSIKGLESVTDLAQPHAELNDTVRKVPWRNIDNAGPAGSINSNAADMAQWLRLQLGRGKYEGKQLISSRMTDEMHQAQMVIRVDSAARANNPDTHLQAYGMGWFLEDYRGRFVVHHGGNVDGFTALVAMMPEEKFGVVFLTNMNGTGLPNALMHKVFDLQLKAPAKDWSGEALKRLEAQRARARQMQARQESQRVANTRPTLPLSAYAGTYVDSLYGDVVVKEENGKLQLTFGPNWRGEMEHYQYDAFRVKFDTPVLPVVPAVFQINGAGKVESVQLDMAGVAEFRKKPDGAPMNR is encoded by the coding sequence GTGATTCAACAATCCGCGACGTCGATGCACCGCCCCGTGAATTGCGGCTGGCGGTGCACCGCATGGCGCGCCGGCGTGCAGGCTGCCGTGCAGGGCGCGGCGTTGCTGCTGGCGTCCGCGGCGCTCACCCCGGCCCTCGCGCAGCAACGCGAGCCGTTCCCGGGGCTCGACGCCTACATCACGGCAGCGATCAAGCAGTGGAAGGTCCCCGGGCTCGGAATGGCGATCGTCCGCAACGACTCGGTGATCTACGCGCGCGGTTACGGCGTGCGCGAGGTGGGACGTCCGGAGGCGGTGGACGACAAGACCGTCTTCGCCATCGGCTCGTCGTCCAAGGCGTTCACCTCGGCGGCGGTCGCCATGCTGGTGGACGAGAAGAAGGTCGTGCTCGATGCGTCGCCGGGAACGTACTTTCCCGGCTTCCAGCTGTACGATCCGTATGCGTCACGCGAGCTCACGGTGCGCGACCTGCTGAGCCATCGCAGCGGGCTCGCGCGCGGTGAGCTGGCGTGGTACGGCTCGGGCTTCGACCGTGACGAGATCGTGCGGCGTGTACGCTACCTCAAGCCCTCGTGGTCGTTCCGGGCGCAGTTCGGCTACCAGAACATCATGTACATCACCGCCGGACAGGTGGTGGCAAAGGTGTCGGGGCGTTCGTGGGACGACTTCATTCGCGAGCGCATCTTCACGCCGTTGCACATGACCGCGTCCTCCTCCTCGATCAAGGGGCTGGAGTCGGTGACCGACCTCGCGCAGCCGCACGCCGAGTTGAACGACACGGTGCGCAAGGTCCCGTGGCGCAACATCGACAACGCGGGACCGGCCGGCTCGATCAACTCGAACGCGGCCGACATGGCGCAGTGGCTGCGGCTGCAACTGGGGCGCGGGAAGTACGAGGGGAAGCAGCTCATTTCCTCGCGCATGACCGACGAGATGCACCAGGCGCAGATGGTGATTCGCGTCGACTCGGCGGCGCGCGCGAACAACCCGGACACGCACTTGCAGGCCTACGGGATGGGGTGGTTCCTCGAGGACTACCGGGGGCGGTTCGTGGTGCACCATGGTGGCAACGTGGACGGGTTCACCGCGTTGGTGGCGATGATGCCGGAGGAGAAGTTCGGCGTGGTCTTCCTCACCAACATGAACGGAACCGGGCTGCCCAACGCGCTGATGCACAAGGTCTTCGACCTGCAGCTCAAGGCACCGGCGAAGGACTGGAGCGGCGAGGCTCTGAAGCGGCTCGAGGCGCAGCGTGCCCGCGCCCGTCAGATGCAAGCGCGCCAGGAATCGCAGCGCGTGGCCAACACGCGCCCCACGCTCCCGCTGTCGGCCTATGCGGGGACGTACGTCGACTCGCTGTACGGCGACGTGGTGGTGAAGGAGGAGAATGGCAAGCTGCAGCTCACCTTTGGCCCCAACTGGCGCGGGGAGATGGAGCACTACCAGTACGACGCCTTCCGCGTGAAGTTCGACACGCCGGTCCTCCCGGTGGTCCCGGCGGTCTTCCAGATCAACGGGGCGGGGAAGGTGGAGTCGGTGCAGCTCGACATGGCCGGGGTGGCCGAGTTCCGCAAGAAGCCGGACGGGGCGCCGATGAACCGTTAG
- a CDS encoding M23 family metallopeptidase, whose translation MQRLLRLPQRSATPSRARGAHRAPARAPARALALAHALAALLITGADTAKAQGARLPPQLEFRIPKPPTVLTADGARVLVYELHLTNFGGAPVTLRRLDVMTEGDARTLITLQDTALARTLARPGVTPAPPLMTRATLGGGLRAVAFLWVPLSGATPTRIWHRAILSRTTGGDTVVTDTLDRASTGVSSAVAIVGPPLRGGPWLAANGPDAMAGHRRALIAAADAPTIAQRFAIDYVKVDTAYRTHAGDAAKNESYYAEGLDALAVADGKVVAIKDGIPENVPGIDSRAVPITLETVGGNHVIIDIGGGHYAFYAHLRPGSLKVKLGDRVKRGQVVGLVGNSGNSTEPHLHFHISDSPSPLGSEGVPYQHDRFELLGRCAPTFSGCKVGAAQQRVHEMPLGFQLVQFPK comes from the coding sequence ATGCAACGCCTTCTGCGCCTCCCCCAGCGGAGCGCCACCCCCTCGCGTGCGCGTGGCGCCCATCGCGCGCCCGCACGCGCGCCCGCACGCGCGCTCGCGCTCGCACACGCACTCGCGGCACTCCTTATCACCGGCGCCGACACGGCAAAGGCCCAGGGCGCGCGACTCCCCCCGCAGCTCGAGTTCCGCATCCCCAAGCCCCCCACCGTCCTCACCGCCGACGGCGCTCGCGTCCTCGTCTACGAGTTGCACCTGACGAACTTCGGCGGCGCCCCCGTCACCCTGCGACGGCTCGACGTCATGACGGAAGGCGACGCTCGCACCCTCATCACACTGCAGGACACGGCGCTCGCCCGCACGCTGGCGCGCCCCGGCGTGACCCCCGCCCCCCCGCTGATGACGCGCGCCACGCTGGGTGGCGGACTGCGCGCGGTGGCATTCCTGTGGGTCCCGCTCTCGGGCGCGACGCCGACGCGTATCTGGCACCGCGCCATCCTGTCGCGCACCACCGGCGGCGATACGGTCGTCACCGATACGCTCGATCGCGCCAGCACGGGCGTCTCCTCGGCGGTCGCCATCGTCGGCCCGCCGCTGCGTGGCGGCCCCTGGCTCGCCGCGAACGGCCCCGACGCCATGGCCGGCCACCGCCGCGCCCTGATTGCAGCTGCCGACGCCCCGACCATCGCCCAGCGCTTCGCAATCGACTACGTCAAGGTCGACACGGCATACAGGACGCACGCGGGCGACGCGGCGAAGAATGAGAGCTACTACGCCGAGGGGCTCGATGCCCTGGCCGTGGCCGATGGCAAGGTGGTCGCCATCAAGGACGGCATTCCCGAGAACGTCCCCGGCATCGACTCGCGCGCCGTTCCCATCACCCTCGAGACGGTGGGCGGGAACCACGTCATCATAGATATCGGCGGCGGACACTACGCCTTCTACGCGCACCTGCGCCCAGGCTCGCTCAAGGTGAAGCTTGGCGACCGGGTCAAGCGCGGGCAGGTGGTCGGGCTCGTGGGCAACTCCGGCAACTCGACCGAACCACACCTGCACTTCCACATCAGCGACTCGCCCTCGCCGCTCGGCTCAGAGGGGGTGCCGTACCAGCACGATCGGTTCGAGCTCCTGGGTCGTTGCGCCCCGACGTTCAGCGGGTGCAAGGTGGGCGCCGCCCAGCAACGGGTGCACGAGATGCCCCTGGGCTTCCAGCTCGTGCAGTTCCCGAAGTAA
- a CDS encoding SET domain-containing protein-lysine N-methyltransferase → MKICVLQPDYSKSDVDYGHYDPKRDLTQILAPHDVDHVQINKLTTFRQLRELAREGYDLYFNLIEGYLHWDIPSIDVVHSLDRLQLPYTGPNAELYDPPKVLMKYIAHISGVKTSPHVLVTSVDQVEQVARTLRFPLFVKPAHAGDSLGVDVRSRVTNTAELRAKVVDTLPEYPELLVEQYIDGRELTVLVIGDPTAHGKVRAFRPVEWVFDSEPRFKTYAHKTSELHPDANVPVTDEALVKQLHEAAIAVFNGFNAVGYARMDFRLDANGDLYFLEVNFSCSIFYADGYEGSADYILKHDGIGQAGFAQLVVAEALARHKRKVRPFRIEGSPISGYGIHATRAIAAGETVFRGEERAQRIVTRSHVERTWAASELESFKHYAYPISDEVFILWDSNPSEWAPQNHSCDPNTEFVGLDVVARRDIAPGEELTLDFATMLSETSATFECRCGSPNCRGVVSGTAGNSVTLRERRRRASA, encoded by the coding sequence ATGAAGATCTGCGTCCTCCAACCCGACTACTCGAAGTCGGACGTCGACTACGGGCACTACGACCCCAAGCGCGACCTGACGCAGATCCTGGCCCCGCACGACGTCGACCACGTCCAGATCAACAAGCTCACCACCTTCCGTCAGCTGCGTGAGCTGGCGCGGGAGGGATACGACCTCTACTTCAACCTCATCGAGGGGTATCTCCACTGGGACATCCCCTCGATCGACGTCGTTCACTCGCTCGACCGCCTCCAACTCCCGTACACAGGCCCCAACGCGGAGCTGTACGACCCGCCCAAGGTCCTGATGAAGTACATCGCCCATATCTCCGGGGTAAAGACGTCGCCGCACGTGCTGGTCACGAGCGTGGACCAGGTGGAACAGGTGGCGCGCACGCTTCGCTTCCCCCTCTTCGTGAAGCCGGCGCACGCCGGCGACTCGCTCGGCGTCGACGTGCGGTCGCGCGTGACCAACACCGCCGAGCTGCGCGCCAAGGTTGTGGATACGCTCCCCGAGTACCCGGAGCTGCTGGTCGAGCAGTACATCGACGGTCGCGAGCTGACCGTGCTGGTGATCGGCGACCCGACCGCGCATGGGAAGGTGCGCGCCTTTCGGCCGGTGGAATGGGTCTTCGATAGCGAGCCACGCTTCAAGACCTACGCGCACAAGACGAGCGAGCTGCACCCCGACGCCAACGTTCCGGTGACGGACGAGGCGCTGGTGAAGCAGCTGCACGAGGCGGCCATCGCCGTGTTCAACGGCTTCAATGCGGTGGGCTACGCACGCATGGACTTCCGCCTCGATGCGAACGGCGACCTCTACTTCCTCGAGGTCAACTTCTCCTGCTCGATCTTCTACGCCGACGGCTACGAGGGGTCGGCCGACTACATCCTCAAGCACGACGGGATCGGGCAGGCGGGCTTCGCGCAGCTCGTGGTGGCCGAGGCGCTGGCCAGGCACAAGCGCAAGGTGCGGCCGTTCCGCATCGAGGGGAGCCCGATCTCGGGCTACGGCATCCACGCCACGCGCGCCATCGCCGCAGGGGAGACCGTCTTCCGCGGCGAGGAGCGGGCGCAACGCATCGTCACGCGTTCGCACGTGGAGCGCACCTGGGCCGCGAGCGAGCTGGAGAGCTTCAAGCACTACGCGTATCCCATTTCCGACGAAGTCTTCATCCTCTGGGACTCCAACCCCTCGGAGTGGGCGCCGCAGAACCACTCGTGCGACCCCAACACCGAGTTCGTGGGGCTGGACGTCGTCGCGCGGCGCGATATTGCACCTGGCGAGGAACTCACGCTCGACTTCGCGACGATGCTGAGCGAGACGAGCGCGACCTTCGAATGTCGCTGTGGCTCGCCCAACTGCCGCGGCGTGGTGAGCGGGACCGCCGGGAACTCGGTCACGCTGCGCGAGCGTCGCCGCCGCGCTTCGGCGTAG
- a CDS encoding peptidylprolyl isomerase yields the protein MLRLAPRSTRSVVAVTALAATLAACGAQVGKDAPRESSDVGRPPSTTAEAPSTFKVRFETSKGAFVVEAHRAWAPKGVDRLYSLVNSGFFDNTRFFRTVTGFMVQFGVHGDPAVNAAWENLAIPDDSVAQGNSRGRMSFAMAGPGTRTTQVFINLVDNRSLDEMGFAPVAEVVEGMAVVDSLYGGYGDGPPAGFGPDQMRLMREGNTYLDKEFPKLDFIRTARVVGDAPAAASDSAAKGTAQESSAQPAAPANAGR from the coding sequence ATGCTGCGTTTGGCCCCTCGCTCCACCCGTTCCGTTGTCGCTGTCACCGCCTTGGCGGCGACGCTCGCCGCCTGCGGCGCACAGGTTGGAAAGGACGCACCCAGGGAAAGCTCCGACGTTGGCCGCCCGCCGTCGACAACCGCCGAGGCGCCGTCGACGTTCAAGGTCCGCTTCGAGACCAGCAAGGGGGCGTTCGTCGTCGAGGCGCATCGCGCGTGGGCCCCCAAGGGGGTGGACCGCCTGTATTCGCTCGTGAACAGCGGCTTCTTCGACAACACGCGCTTCTTCCGCACGGTTACCGGCTTCATGGTGCAGTTCGGCGTGCACGGTGACCCCGCGGTCAATGCAGCGTGGGAGAACCTGGCCATCCCCGACGATTCGGTGGCGCAGGGCAACAGCCGCGGGCGCATGTCGTTCGCGATGGCGGGGCCGGGAACGCGGACCACGCAGGTCTTCATCAACCTGGTCGACAACCGCTCGCTCGACGAAATGGGCTTCGCCCCGGTGGCTGAGGTGGTCGAGGGGATGGCGGTCGTCGACTCGCTCTACGGCGGCTATGGCGACGGGCCGCCAGCAGGCTTTGGCCCCGACCAGATGCGCCTCATGCGCGAGGGGAACACGTACCTCGACAAGGAGTTCCCCAAGCTCGACTTCATCCGCACCGCGCGGGTGGTGGGCGACGCACCAGCCGCTGCCAGCGACAGCGCCGCCAAGGGGACGGCGCAGGAATCGTCCGCGCAGCCCGCCGCCCCTGCCAACGCCGGGCGTTAG
- a CDS encoding L-aspartate oxidase, protein MPSLLRTRYLVIGSGVAGLHTAWRAAASGDVLVLTKRTLHDSATSYAQGGIAAALGAGDSPELHRRDTLAAGAALCDREAVEVLVEEGPARVRELQLAGAAFDLGTDGKLKLGREAAHSRRRIVHAHGDRTGAEVARTLIARVQGTRSASVLEHARVLALIVENGRCAGVRASVMGQAVEIRADATVLASGGCGQIYRYTTNPVVATGDGFAIAHRAGVRLADMEFVQFHPTALDTPENPLALISEAVRGEGATLLNAEGKRFMVGRHKLAELAPRDVVAREIFRERQRTGGVSLDARKIGKQFADRFPGIFALCQHRGIDPGKELIPVTPAAHYMMGGIVTDLAGRSSLPHLYAAGEVACTGVHGANRLASNSLLEGLVFAERVARDMGTAPRTSPPRTARSWDVPPLVDRGAAQVAADTIRQLMWDHAAIDRNARGLRKCINELEALLARLHVGMTEERNMCETARLVAAAALARRESRGGHYRSDFPKAKGEWRGKHIEW, encoded by the coding sequence ATGCCCTCCCTTCTTCGTACCCGATATCTCGTCATTGGCAGCGGCGTAGCCGGGCTGCACACCGCCTGGCGCGCCGCCGCCTCGGGCGACGTGCTCGTCCTCACCAAGCGCACGTTGCACGACAGCGCCACCTCCTACGCGCAAGGCGGGATTGCCGCCGCGCTGGGGGCGGGCGACTCGCCGGAGCTGCACCGGCGCGACACGCTCGCCGCCGGCGCCGCGCTGTGCGATCGCGAGGCGGTGGAGGTGCTGGTGGAGGAGGGGCCGGCGCGGGTGCGCGAGCTGCAGCTGGCGGGTGCGGCCTTCGACCTGGGCACGGACGGCAAGCTCAAGCTGGGGCGCGAGGCGGCCCACTCGCGCCGTCGCATCGTGCACGCGCACGGCGATCGCACCGGCGCCGAGGTCGCCCGCACCCTCATCGCGCGCGTGCAGGGCACCAGGAGTGCGAGCGTCCTCGAGCACGCCCGCGTCCTCGCGCTCATTGTCGAGAATGGGCGGTGCGCCGGCGTGCGCGCCAGCGTGATGGGACAGGCCGTCGAGATCCGCGCCGACGCCACGGTGCTCGCCTCGGGCGGGTGCGGACAGATCTACCGCTACACCACCAACCCCGTCGTGGCGACCGGCGATGGTTTCGCCATTGCCCATCGCGCCGGCGTGCGGCTGGCGGACATGGAGTTCGTGCAATTCCATCCCACGGCGCTCGACACGCCGGAGAATCCGCTCGCGCTCATCTCCGAGGCGGTGCGCGGCGAAGGGGCGACGCTGCTCAACGCGGAAGGCAAGCGCTTCATGGTCGGACGGCACAAGCTCGCCGAGCTTGCCCCGCGCGACGTGGTGGCGCGCGAGATCTTTCGCGAGCGCCAGCGCACGGGCGGCGTCTCGCTCGACGCGCGCAAGATCGGGAAACAATTCGCCGATCGCTTCCCGGGGATCTTCGCCCTGTGCCAGCACCGCGGCATCGACCCGGGCAAGGAGCTGATCCCCGTCACCCCCGCCGCGCACTACATGATGGGGGGAATCGTCACCGACCTGGCGGGCCGTTCTTCGCTCCCCCACCTCTACGCTGCCGGCGAGGTGGCATGCACCGGCGTGCACGGTGCGAATCGCCTGGCGTCCAACTCGCTGCTCGAGGGATTGGTCTTCGCGGAACGCGTGGCGCGCGACATGGGGACTGCGCCGCGCACGTCGCCACCGCGCACGGCGCGCTCGTGGGACGTGCCGCCACTCGTCGATCGCGGTGCGGCGCAGGTCGCGGCCGATACCATTCGCCAACTCATGTGGGACCATGCGGCGATCGATCGCAACGCGCGCGGGCTGCGCAAATGCATCAACGAGTTGGAGGCGCTGCTGGCCCGGTTGCACGTGGGGATGACCGAGGAGCGCAACATGTGCGAGACGGCGCGCCTGGTGGCGGCTGCAGCGCTGGCGCGGCGTGAGTCACGCGGCGGGCACTATCGCTCGGACTTCCCCAAGGCCAAGGGCGAGTGGCGCGGCAAGCATATCGAGTGGTGA